One Tripterygium wilfordii isolate XIE 37 chromosome 10, ASM1340144v1, whole genome shotgun sequence DNA segment encodes these proteins:
- the LOC120007656 gene encoding probable inactive ATP-dependent zinc metalloprotease FTSHI 2, chloroplastic, with product MASQLLLGSSLLPSFRSINLKPRTQNPSKIFCISCQQETPQNLDNDDKINKTQLDFLAIPITLFVVSTSLPQPALAAVKTEKKRAQKKSQEALTPEQLKSWSQNLPIVSNRIPYSDILSLKEEGRLKHVVKPPGACLRERAEAVLVVVDDDKKVLRTVLPSIESDKRFWDLWDGSKIDAICVNAYTPPLKRPEVPKPYLGFLWKVPEFMLSWFKPKKESKRVLEIRKMREDFKRERKEELEKMRKEREMMEKAFKFQKKQEERRIKREMRRRKSEESLSNAQRNYTRMGNMWADMAQDSTVVTALGLAFFVIFYRTVVLSYRKQKKDYEDRLKIEKAEAEERKKMRELEGDMLGLEDEEDESEQEKGEKNPYMKMAMQFMKSGARVRRARNKRLPQYLERGVDVKFSDVAGLGKIRLELEEIVKFFTHGEMYRRRGVRIPGGILLCGPPGVGKTLLAKAVAGEAGVNFFSISASQFVEIYVGVGASRVRALYQEARENAPSVVFIDELDAVGRERGLIKGSGGQERDATLNQLLVSLDGFEGRGEVITIASTNRPDILDPALVRPGRFDRKIFIPKPGVIGRMEILQVHARKKPMADDVDYLAVATMTDGMVGAELANIVEVAAINMMRDGRTEITTDDLLQAAQMEERGMLDRKERSPEMWKQVAINEAAMAIVAVNFPDLKNIEFVTIAPRAGRELGYVRMKMDHLKFKEGMLSRQSLLDHITVQLAPRAADEICYGEDKLSTIWAETADNARSAARTFVLGGLSEKYHGSSNFWIADRINDIDSEALRILNLCYDRAKEILLQNRTLLDAVVEELVQKKSLTKQQFSDLVELHGNLKPMPPSIIDIRVSKRAQFQEIMQNQKETVVETNV from the exons ATGGCCTCTCAATTACTTCTTGGCTCTTCACTACTCCCCTCTTTCCGTTCCATAAACCTCAAACCCAGAACCCAAAATCCTTCAAAAATCTTCTGCATTTCATGCCAGCAGGAAACACCTCAAAATCTTGATAATGATgataaaatcaacaaaacccaGTTGGATTTTCTCGCTATACCCATAACCCTATTTGTAGTCTCAACCTCGCTCCCCCAACCGGCCCTTGCCGCtgtgaaaacagagaaaaagaggGCACAGAAAAAATCCCAAGAAGCCTTAACGCCAGAGCAGCTTAAATCGTGGTCTCAAAACCTCCCAATTGTGTCAAACCGTATTCCTTACTCTGACATATTGAGCTTAAAAGAGGAGGGTAGGCTTAAGCACGTCGTTAAACCCCCTGGTGCGTGTTTAAGAGAGAGGGCGGAGGCTGTTTTAGTAGTTGTGGATGATGACAAAAAAGTTCTAAGGACTGTATTGCCATCTATTGAGAGTGATAAGAGGTTTTGGGATTTGTGGGATGGGTCAAAAATTGACGCAATTTGTGTCAATGCTTATACGCCTCCACTTAAGAGGCCGGAGGTGCCAAAGCCTTATCTGGGATTTTTGTGGAAAGTGCCAGAGTTTATGTTATCATGGTTTAAGCCTAAGAAGGAGTCGAAGCGAGTGCTAGAGATCAGGAAAATGCGAGAAGATTTTAAGAGGGAAAGAAAGGaggaattggagaaaatgaggAAAGAGAGGGAAATGATGGAGAAAGCTTTTAAGTTTCAAAAGAAACAAGAGGAGAGGAGAATAAAGAGGGAGATGAGAAGGAGGAAGTCTGAGGAGTCGCTGAGTAATGCCCAGAGGAATTATACACGCATGGGGAACATGTGGGCAGATATGGCTCAGGATTCAACAGTTGTAACGGCATTAGGATTAgctttttttgtgattttttacCGGACGGTGGTGCTTAGTTATAGGAAGCAAAAGAAGGACTATGAGGACAGACTGAAGATTGAGAAGGCAGAGGCAgaggagaggaagaagatgagagagCTGGAGGGTGATATGCTAGGGCTTGAGGATGAAGAGGATGAGAGTGAGCAAGAGAAAGGTGAGAAGAACCCTTATATGAAGATGGCTATGCAGTTCATGAAGTCAGGGGCACGCGTTAGACGTGCACGTAATAAGAGGCTCCCTCAGTATTTGGAGAGGGGTGTGGATGTGAAGTTCTCTGATGTGGCAGGGCTGGGTAAAATACGGCTTGAGCTAGAGGAAATTGTTAAGTTTTTCACTCATGGAGAGATGTACCGCAGGCGGGGAGTAAGAATACCAG GTGGCATACTCCTTTGTGGGCCCCCTGGTGTTGGGAAGACTTTACTAGCAAAAGCTGTCGCTGGTGAGGCAGGTGTAAACTTCTTCTCCATTTCTGCCTCACAGTTTGTTGAAATATATGTTGGGGTTGGTGCGTCTCGTGTTCGAGCACTTTACCAAGAAGCAAGGGAAAAT GCTCCATCTGTTGTCTTCATTGATGAACTGGATGCTGTTGGAAGGGAGCGTGGTTTAATTAAGGGTTCTGGTGGACAAGAACGTGATGCTACCCTTAATCAG CTGCTTGTAAGCTTAGATGGTTTTGAAGGACGAGGAGAAGTTATCACTATTGCTTCCACAAATAGGCCCGATATTCTAGATCCTGCGCTTGTGAGACCTGGGCGGTTTGATCGTAAAATTTTTATCCCAAAGCCTGGTGTCATTGGGCGGATGGAAATTCTGCAG GTCCATGCTCGCAAGAAGCCAATGGCTGATGATGTGGACTATTTGGCTGTTGCTACTATGACCGATGGAATGGTTGGTGCGGAGTTGGCAAATATTGTTGAGGTTGCTGCTATTAATATGATGCGGGATGGAAGAACTGAG ATCACAACTGATGACTTGCTACAAGCTGCACAAATGGAAGAAAGAGGAATGTTAGATAGAAAGGAAAGGAGCCCTGAGATGTGGAAGCAAGTTGCTATTAATGAAGCAGCGATGGCCATTGTTGCTGTGAACTTTCCTGATCTTAAGAATATTGAGTTC GTTACGATCGCTCCCAGAGCTGGTAGAGAATTGGGTTATGTTCGGATGAAAATGGATCACCTCAAATTCAAGGAAGGAATGCTTAG TCGGCAGTCGCTCCTGGATCATATTACTGTTCAACTCGCGCCTCGTGCTGCTGATGAGATTTGTTATGGTGAGGATAAG CTGAGTACTATATGGGCTGAAACAGCAGATAATGCTAGGTCAGCAGCACGGACATTTGTCCTTGGCGGCCTTTCTGAAAAATATCATGGATCATCCAACTTCTGGATTGCTGATCGAATAAAT GATATTGATTCGGAGGCGTTGAGGATTTTGAATTTGTGTTATGACCGTGCCAAAGAG ATTTTGCTGCAAAATCGAACGCTCCTGGATGCTGTAGTTGAGGAACTTGTTCAGAAGAAAAGTCTGACAAAGCAACAATTCTCTGACCTAGTCGAGTTGCATGGCAACCTCAAACCAATGCCGCCAAGTATTATTGACATCAGGGTCTCTAAACGTGCTCAGTTTCAAGAAATTATGCAGAACCAGAAGGAAACAGTTGTGGAAACCAACGTGTGA
- the LOC120007823 gene encoding aquaporin TIP2-1: MAIAFGRFDDSFSLGSLKAYLAEFISTLLFVFAGVGSAIAYNKLTGNAALDPAGLVAIAVCHGFALFVAVSVGANISGGHVNPAVTFGLALGGQITILTGIFYWIAQLLGSIVACFLLKFVTGGLAIPTHSLSAGVGAVEGVVMEIVITFALVYTVYATAADPKKGSLGTIAPLAIGLIVGANILAAGPFSGGSMNPARSFGPAVATGDFHDNWIYWVGPLIGGGLAGLIYGNVYMSSDHEPLASDF, from the exons ATGGCCATAGCCTTCGGTCGATTCGATGACTCTTTCAGTTTAGGGTCTCTCAAGGCCTATCTTGCTGAGTTCATCTCAACCTTGCTCTTTGTTTTTGCTGGTGTTGGCTCTGCTATTGCTTACA ATAAGTTGACAGGAAATGCTGCCCTTGATCCAGCGGGGCTCGTAGCGATCGCAGTTTGCCATGGTTTCGCTCTATTTGTTGCAGTCTCTGTGGGTGCTAACATCTCTGGTGGCCATGTTAACCCTGCTGTCACATTTGGTTTGGCTCTTGGTGGCCAAATTACAATCCTTACTGGTATCTTCTATTGGATCGCTCAGCTTCTCGGCTCCATCGTCGCTTGCTTCCTCCTCAAATTTGTCACCGGTGGCTTG GCTATTCCTACGCACAGTTTATCCGCAGGGGTAGGAGCAGTCGAAGGGGTAGTGATGGAGATAGTTATTACATTTGCTTTGGTTTATACAGTCTATGCAACAGCAGCTGACCCCAAGAAGGGCTCATTGGGCACAATTGCACCATTGGCAATTGGTCTCATTGTGGGTGCCAACATCTTGGCTGCAGGCCCATTCTCAGGTGGATCCATGAACCCGGCCCGATCATTCGGGCCGGCTGTTGCCACCGGTGACTTCCATGACAACTGGATCTATTGGGTTGGGCCTCTCATTGGTGGTGGTTTGGCTGGGCTTATCTATGGAAACGTATACATGTCATCTGATCATGAACCACTAGCCAGTGACTTCTAA
- the LOC120007436 gene encoding protein MODIFIED TRANSPORT TO THE VACUOLE 1-like: protein MDSSRRAVESYWRSRMIDTATYDEDKVTPVYKLEEICELLRSSHVSIVKEVSEFILKRLEHKSPIVKQKALRLIKYAVGKTGSEFRREMQRHSVTVRQLSHYKGQLDPLKGDSLNKAVRDTANEAIAAIFAAEDSKPAPAENLNKRIQGFGNTNYEVPSDDKKSFLSEVVGLGSASIKQGLSTFTQGHSMRKNDNGSYKSPNLRRSLTSETDSSDTYEPVELQTETQGRVGISKNVAGGSWNNDSRIMTTEIANGDSSSSSAESKTHEETLMDKIVTSGGVRLQPTRDAIQSFLVEASKLDALALTQALEAKLRSPLWQVRMKAVCVLEAILRKKDDEPFLVIAAYFFENKEVVVQCSGSPQSSLREKANKVLSLLGERREGGLVNNLEKSAKSDAAVAVQIPDLIDTGDPDEFLVIDDSSKIPIGPRIGNPATPSPLLIDDLFGNTMSSSVNTGEQKNDDDPFADVSFHTNEGKEHDNDLFLGMAIDDKPSINQTHMVGTLGNKGGSELFDIFESKYELGQEQVNYKTDVNDIMGGLSISEKGNFAGGLSESVLTDSSSSSGPQVSSDLLSRMVGSQGGGMNANPVFPLNNMQYSIPPGIMLNPSFHSQTINYGAMGNLFAQQQLLAAMSNLQHLGNLNAENAGVGNLNTAKGEYASPIPDIFQSNFPNQTPSSTTSSSKKEETRAFDFISDHLASARNPKSGLRF, encoded by the exons ATGGATTCGAGTCGTAGAGCTGTGGAATCGTATTGGAGATCTCGCATGATTGATACAGCGACCTACGATGAGGACAAGGTGACTCCTGTTTACAAACTGGAGGAGATATGCGAGCTTCTGCGATCCTCGCATGTTAGCATCGTCAAGGAGGTCTCTGAGTTCATATTGAAGCGACTCGAGCATAAGAGCCCTATTGTTAAACAGAAG GCTCTGAGGTTGATAAAATATGCGGTTGGAAAGACTGGTTCTGAGTTTAGGAGGGAAATGCAGAGGCATTCAGTCACTGTGCGTCAGTTATCTCATTACAAAGGGCAGTTGGATCCTTTGAAGGGTGATTCCCTGAACAAGGCAGTGCGGGACACAGCTAATGAGGCAATAGCGGCCATCTTTGCTGCTGAGGACAGTAAGCCAGCACCTGCTGAAAATCTTAATAAACGAATACAAGGATTTGGCAATACAAATTATGAAGTGCCCTCAGATGATAAGAAATCGTTTCTTAGTGAGGTAGTTGGTCTTGGGAGCGCATCTATCAAGCAGGGGCTCAGTACTTTTACTCAAGGCCATTCTATGAGAAAGAATGACAATGGAAGCTACAAAAGTCCGAATCTTCGACGGTCCTTGACCTCAGAAACTGACTCTTCAGATACATATGAACCAGTTGAGTTACAAACTGAAACTCAGGGTAGGGTTGGGATTTCAAAAAATGTGGCTGGTGGATCTTGGAATAATGATTCAAGAATAATGACGACAGAAATAGCAAATGGGGACTCCAGTTCAAGTTCTGCAGAGAGTAAAACCCATGAGGAGACGTTGATGGATAAAATTGTAACATCTGGTGGTGTCCGTCTACAACCCACTCGAGATGCCATCCAAAGTTTTCTTGTGGAGGCTTCAAAGCTGGATGCACTGGCTTTAACTCAGGCTCTTGAAGCAAAACTTCGGTCTCCATTATGGCAG GTTCGGATGAAAGCTGTTTGTGTTCTTGAGGCAATTTTGAGGAAGAAGGATGATGAACCTTTTTTAGTCATAGCTgcttatttttttgaaaacaaagagGTGGTTGTTCAATGTTCTGGGTCTCCCCAGAGTTCTTTGAGGGAAAAGGCTAACAAG GTCTTAAGTCTTTTGGGAGAAAGACGGGAAGGTGGCTTGGTGAATAATTTGGAGAAGTCTGCAAAGTCTGACGCTGCTGTTGCTGTTCAGATACCTGATTTAATAGACACTGGAGATCCAGATGAGTTTTTAGTGATTGATGATTCATCAAAGATTCCGATTGGTCCTAGAATAGGAAATCCAGCAACACCATCACCTCTTTTAATTGATGATTTATTCGGAAATACTATGAGCTCCAGTGTAAACACTGGTGAACAGAAGAATGATGATGACCCCTTTGCAGATGTCTCATTTCACACAAATGAGGGTAAAGAACACGACAATGATCTCTTTTTGGGCATGGCTATTGATGATAAGCCTAGTATTAATCAGACACATATGGTGGGGACTCTGGGGAATAAAGGTGGATCTGAGTTATTTGACATATTTGAATCCAAATATGAATTGGGACAGGAACAAGTGAATTATAAAACTGATGTTAATGATATAATGGGTGGTTTATCAATCAGTGAGAAAGGAAACTTTGCTGGTGGTCTGTCAGAAAGTGTCCTCACAGATTCAAGTAGTAGTTCTGGTCCACAGGTCTCTAGTGATCTTTTAAGTAGGATGGTTGGTTCTCAAGGGGGTGGGATGAATGCAAACCCAGTATTTCCTTTGAATAATATGCAATATAGTATACCTCCTGGCATTATGTTGAATCCATCCTTCCATTCTCAGACAATAAATTATGGTGCAATGGGAAATCTCTTTGCTCAGCAGCAACTCTTGGCTGCAATGTCTAATCTACAACACCTTGGAAATCTGAATGCGGAAAATGCTGGGGTTGGAAATCTTAATACAGCTAAAGGAGAATATGCATCACCAATTCCTGATATATTCCAATCGAACTTTCCAAACCAAACTCCCAGTTCAACAACGAGCAGCTCAAAAAAAGAGGAAACAAGGGCATTTGATTTCATCTCG GACCATCTTGCTTCAGCTCGCAACCCCAAGAGTGGTTTaagattttga
- the LOC120006871 gene encoding uncharacterized protein LOC120006871, giving the protein MHGNVPQSSASLLSMANVCCSIELEPRTLKEGQLNHAREVAADVVQNMQPSDASDIFIKGLRSDVPVEPEEMDSKNGMETGNEHMLEDCKKKPPIVGKPCHCATNDVTESPHDLQNKLITEPLSAPF; this is encoded by the exons ATGCATGGTAATGTGCCTCAGAGTTCGGCTTCTTTGTTATCAATGGCTAACGTTTGTTGCTCAATTGAATTGGAGCCTAGAACCCTCAAGGAAGGCCAACTCAACCATGCTAGG GAAGTGGCTGCAGATGTAGTTCAAAACATGCAACCAAGTGATGCCTCCGATATATTCATCAAG GGATTGAGATCTGATGTTCCAGTTGAGCCGGAGGAGATGGATTCCAAGAATGGAATGGAGACTGGCAATGAACACATGCTTGAAGATTGCAAGAAGAAGCCTCCAATAGTTGGAAAGCCATGTCACTGTGCCACTAACGATGTTACAGAATCCCCTCATGATCTTCAAAACAAACTCATTACAGAGCCTCTTTCAGCACCATTTTAA
- the LOC120006901 gene encoding nuclear pore complex protein NUP35, with amino-acid sequence MSTTAQRTPKSGRQSLFFHDLATPVSARRGKFSTPGQAAAVSALWRENFGGSDLPPPPMYTLEDRSDFSPESGIPDYPVSPEIKSDQRTPVQSSFRDFSTPMKSKSEASTSFALLGRQQNSQGSASSSWWSPAKGNSNEQEDKGKGSPVEGVVQPGALITLPPPREVARPEMKQNNLLAGNLDEEEWVTVYGFSPGDTNLVMREFEKCGVILKHVPGPQNANWMHILYQNRSDAQKALSKNGMQIHGILIVGVKPVDPMQRQALNERLNNQGFMPIPPPPSSKTSEMNALRASPRPYYLQNDSSSARQSGGAIASPAKSMVSKIMDLMFGV; translated from the exons ATGAGCACCACAGCACAACGAACTCCCAAATCTGGGAGGCAGTCATTGTTTTTCCATGATTTGGCAACACCTGTTTCTGCCCGGAGAGGAAAATTTTCCACTCCTGGTCAAGCAGCAGCAGTATCTGCTCTATGGCGAGAGAATTTTGGGGGTTCAGATCTTCCACCCCCACCCATGTACACTTTGGAGGACCGCTCAGATTTCTCTCCTGAATCTGGGATCCCAGATTACCCAGTATCCCCAGAAATCAAGTCAGACCAGAGAACTCCAGTTCAGAGTTCTTTCAGGGATTTCTCGACTCCGATGAAAAGCAAATCTGAGGCTAGCACTTCTTTTGCTTTACTGGGTCGGCAGCAGAATTCTCAGGGTTCTGCAAGTTCAAGTTGGTGGTCGCCTGCGAAAGGTAACAGTAACGAACAAGAAGACAAAGGAAAGGGTTCTCCTGTTGAAGGTGTGGTTCAGCCTGGTGCGTTAATCACACTTCCACCCCCAAGGGAAGTTGCGAGGCCAGAGATGAAGCAGAATAACTTACTTGCAGGGAACCTGGATGAGGAAGAATGGGTTACTGTTTATGG ATTTTCTCCTGGTGATACCAATTTAGTTATGCGGGAGTTTGAAAAGTGTGGCGTGATCCTGAAACATGTTCCTGGTCCCCAGAATGCCAACTGGATGCATATTCTTTATCAG AATCGTTCTGATGCTCAAAAGGCCCTGAGCAAGAATGGGATGCAAATCCATGGAATATTAATTGTAGGTGTGAAGCCAGTGGATCCAATGCAACGCCAGGCTTTGAATGAGAGACTCAACAATCAGGGGTTCATGCCTATTCCCCCTCCGCCTTCTAGTAAAACCTCAGAGATGAATGCATTAAGAGCCTCACCACGTCCCTACTATCTTCAAAATGACAGCAGCAGTGCCAGGCAGTCAGGAGGTGCCATTGCTTCCCCTGCAAAGTCTATGGTGTCCAAAATCATGGATTTGATGTTCGGTGTTTAG
- the LOC120006961 gene encoding CASP-like protein 3A1, translated as MTVNDSKTLSSPDKKLSEAENGGGTMSGPLVETMTTNTPFGRKSDCIQVTLRLLCTVSSVIALSFMVTAHQTSTFSIYGFKLPVSSKWSFSNSFEYLVGMTAAVAAHSLLQLLIGASRLLKKFPVIPSRTHAWLIFAGDQVFAYALISAGSAASGTTNLNRTGVRHTALPNFCKSLHSFCYHVGFSIAFTFISCVLLAASAVQQVIWLSKSKY; from the exons ATGACTGTGAATGACTCGAAGACGCTATCATCGCCTGATAAGAAGCTGTCGGAGGCGGAGAACGGTGGTGGAACTATGAGTGGGCCCCTAGTAGAGACGATGACTACAAACACGCCTTTTGGACGGAAAAGCGACTGCATACAAGTGACGCTGAGGCTGTTGTGCACAGTAAGCTCGGTTATAGCTCTGTCGTTCATGGTCACAGCCCATCAGACCAGCACTTTCTCCATTTACGGGTTTAAGCTCCCTGTTTCCTCCAAGTGGTCCTTCTCTAACTCCTTCGA GTATCTGGTTGGTATGACAGCAGCTGTTGCTGCACACTCCTTATTGCAACTCCTAATTGGTGCTTCGAGACTGCTTAAAAAGTTCCCAGTCATTCCATCAAGAACTCATGCTTGGCTTATTTTTGCAGGGGATCAG GTGTTTGCTTATGCATTGATTAGTGCTGGGTCTGCTGCATCTGGAACCACAAACCTCAACCGCACAGGCGTACGACACACAGCGCTACCGAATTTCTGCAAATCCTTGCATAGCTTCTGCTACCATGTTGGTTTCTCCATAGCTTTTACTTTCATTAGCTGCGTCTTGCTTGCTGCATCTGCTGTTCAACAAGTTATATGGCTCTCCAAGTCCAAGTACTGA
- the LOC120007348 gene encoding mavicyanin-like, with the protein MKSLLGLFCLVFLSQMNGMVVDASKELKVGDELGWQEPPPNNTAIYTQWAAKNRFLVGDSLFFEYQNDSVLVVDKFGYYHCNTSNSVSAFDNGKTVIKLDKPGPSYFISGIPDHCKNGQRLLADVMGPHPLEQAPAPQPSSGVLVSLASTSVSLASIITIFITLASFV; encoded by the exons atgaaatcacTTTTGGGTCTCTTTTGTTTGGTATTTCTGTCACAAATGAATGGCATGGTGGTTGATGCATCAAAGGAGCTTAAAGTGGGTGATGAGTTGGGTTGGCAGGAGCCGCCACCCAACAACACTGCAATATATACACAATGGGCTGCAAAGAACAGATTTCTCGTAGGAGATTCTCTCT TTTTTGAGTACCAAAATGATTCAGTTCTGGTGGTGGACAAATTTGGCTACTATCACTGCAACACAAGCAACTCTGTCTCCGCCTTTGACAATGGAAAAACAGTTATCAAGCTTGACAAACCTGGACCCTCTTACTTTATCAGTGGAATCCCTGATCACTGCAAGAATGGACAGAGACTACTTGCTGATGTAATGGGTCCGCACCCGTTGGAACAAGCACCTGCACCGCAACCAAGCTCCGGAGTATTGGTCTCTCTAGCTTCCACTTCAGTCTCTCTGGCTTCTATCATCACAATATTCATAACTCTGGCGTCGTTTGTTTAG
- the LOC120007437 gene encoding cytochrome c oxidase assembly protein COX19-like, giving the protein MSAGGAFGGNRGSRPVPPEKGVFPLDHLHECDPEKKDYLSCLKSSGHKSEKCRPLSKKYLECRMAKNLMAKQDMGELGFGRQTEMEASGEKNNGRTDT; this is encoded by the exons ATGAGTGCAG GAGGTGCATTTGGTGGGAATAGAGGATCGAGACCAGTACCACCAGAAAAAGGAGTCTTCCCTTTGGATCACCTGCATGAATGTGACCCG GAGAAGAAAGATTACCTGAGTTGTCTCAAATCTTCTGGCCACAAATCTGAAAAATGCCGACCCTTATCCAAAAAGTACCTAGAATGCCGTATGGCAAA GAACTTAATGGCAAAGCAAGATATGGGAGAACTTGGGTTTGGAAGGCAAACAGAGATGGAAGCCTCTGGAGAGAAGAATAATGGGAGGACTGATACCTGA